Proteins from a genomic interval of Ferrovibrio terrae:
- a CDS encoding ABC transporter substrate-binding protein: protein MKFSTLLSLTSALALASVPFVAGDAAAQANKKIKIGFVTTLSGPNAAIGVDMKNSVELAVEHLGKKMGGIPIEVIYEDDEQKPEVGKQKTEKLMQRDKVDFVAGYIWSNVLLASYKTVTDDKTFLISANAGPSPLAGEQCNPYFFAASWQNDQNTMAAGELLNQKGIKSLYIVAPNYAAGQDMANGVKSTFKGQVVGQDMTKWPDQLDFSAEISKIRAAKPGAVFVFFPGRAGVQFFQQYSQAGLKKDVPLYTTFTVDAITLKLQKDLTLDTYQTLWWAPDLPYAANQKFVGEFKKKHKDTPSFYGAQSYDTINLINSAVIATKGNMKDKDAVRTALKAAKFDSVRGPMKFGNNHFPIHNVYQQEVYKVSDTEYDIRTVSTVYKDLVDPYASKCAMK, encoded by the coding sequence ATGAAATTTTCGACGTTGCTCAGCCTGACCAGCGCACTGGCGCTCGCGTCTGTGCCCTTCGTGGCCGGCGATGCCGCCGCCCAGGCGAACAAGAAGATCAAGATCGGCTTCGTCACCACCCTGTCGGGCCCGAATGCCGCGATCGGCGTGGACATGAAGAATTCCGTCGAACTGGCGGTCGAGCATCTCGGCAAGAAGATGGGTGGCATCCCGATCGAGGTGATCTACGAAGACGACGAGCAGAAGCCTGAAGTCGGCAAGCAGAAGACCGAAAAGCTGATGCAGCGCGACAAGGTCGACTTCGTTGCCGGCTACATCTGGTCGAACGTGTTGCTCGCCTCCTACAAGACGGTCACCGACGACAAGACCTTCCTGATCAGCGCCAATGCCGGTCCCTCGCCGCTCGCTGGCGAACAGTGCAATCCCTACTTCTTCGCGGCGTCGTGGCAGAACGACCAGAACACCATGGCCGCCGGCGAACTGCTGAACCAGAAGGGCATCAAGTCGCTCTACATCGTGGCGCCGAATTACGCTGCCGGCCAGGACATGGCCAACGGCGTGAAGTCCACCTTCAAGGGCCAGGTCGTCGGCCAGGACATGACCAAGTGGCCTGACCAGCTCGACTTCTCGGCGGAAATCTCGAAGATCCGCGCCGCCAAGCCGGGCGCCGTCTTCGTGTTCTTCCCGGGCCGCGCCGGCGTGCAGTTCTTCCAGCAGTACAGCCAGGCTGGCCTGAAGAAGGACGTCCCGCTCTACACGACCTTCACCGTCGACGCGATCACGCTGAAGCTGCAGAAAGACCTGACGCTGGACACCTACCAGACGCTGTGGTGGGCGCCGGATCTGCCGTATGCCGCCAACCAGAAGTTCGTCGGCGAGTTCAAGAAGAAGCATAAGGACACGCCGTCTTTCTATGGCGCGCAGTCGTACGACACGATCAACCTGATCAACTCGGCCGTGATCGCCACCAAGGGCAACATGAAGGACAAGGACGCGGTGCGTACCGCTCTGAAGGCCGCCAAGTTCGACTCGGTGCGCGGCCCGATGAAGTTCGGCAACAACCACTTCCCGATCCACAACGTGTATCAGCAGGAAGTCTACAAGGTGTCGGACACCGAGTACGACATCCGCACGGTCAGCACGGTCTACAAGGACCTGGTTGACCCGTATGCGTCCAAGTGCGCGATGAAATAA
- a CDS encoding AMP-binding protein — protein sequence MSRTDHVFEPSAHTDTFARDHLPPQEQWPVMLWDTLPELKAYPKRMNCARELLDKQAAIHGDRPVIHYNDEVWTYSKLLETANRIAHVLVQDYGIKPGNRVMLRSPNNPMYVACWFAVMKVGAIAVATMPLYRWRELTFMTEKAEIELAICDWRLRDEMETTLKESKHLQRVSYFYGEGIEDSLEARMATKPATFDTLDTAWDDVCLIAFTSGTTGPAKGCMHFHRDVLAICDTFNRYVLRPTKDDVFTGSPPLAFTFGLGALVTFPMHVGASTVLVEQYNPQKMLETIQAKKVTVLFTAPTAYRAMIDMAKDYDISSLKKGVSAGETLPLATYEGWHKVSGVKLIDGLGGTEILHIFITSEGDGIRPGATGKPIPGYEAAIFDADGKPVPPGTVGRLAIRGPVGCRYLDNPERQKAYVQNGWNFTGDAYMCDEDGYYWYQARADDMIVSAGYNISGPEVESVLLLHPQVQDCAVVSAPCSERGQVVKAYVVLRDKALNTPATVKALQDFVKAEIAPYKYPRQVEFIDALPRTESGKVQRFVLRKKAAENEQRG from the coding sequence ATGTCCCGCACTGATCACGTTTTCGAGCCGTCCGCCCACACCGACACTTTCGCCCGCGACCATCTGCCGCCACAGGAGCAGTGGCCGGTCATGCTCTGGGACACGCTGCCCGAGCTGAAAGCCTATCCGAAGCGCATGAACTGCGCCCGCGAACTGCTCGACAAGCAGGCTGCCATTCACGGCGACCGGCCGGTGATCCATTACAACGACGAGGTCTGGACTTACAGCAAGCTGCTGGAGACCGCCAACCGCATCGCGCATGTCCTGGTGCAGGATTACGGCATCAAACCGGGCAACCGCGTGATGCTGCGCTCACCCAACAATCCGATGTATGTCGCCTGCTGGTTCGCGGTGATGAAGGTCGGCGCCATCGCAGTTGCCACCATGCCGCTGTACCGCTGGCGCGAACTCACCTTCATGACCGAGAAGGCCGAGATCGAACTGGCGATCTGCGACTGGCGCCTGCGCGACGAGATGGAAACGACCCTGAAAGAGTCGAAGCACCTTCAGCGCGTCAGTTACTTCTATGGCGAAGGCATCGAGGACTCGCTCGAAGCCCGCATGGCCACCAAGCCGGCGACATTCGATACCCTGGATACGGCCTGGGACGATGTCTGCCTGATCGCCTTTACGTCAGGCACCACCGGCCCGGCCAAGGGCTGCATGCATTTCCATCGCGACGTGCTGGCGATCTGCGACACCTTCAACCGCTATGTGCTGCGGCCGACCAAGGACGATGTCTTCACCGGTTCGCCGCCGCTCGCCTTCACCTTCGGTCTCGGCGCGCTGGTCACATTCCCGATGCATGTCGGCGCGAGCACGGTGCTGGTCGAACAGTACAATCCGCAGAAGATGCTGGAGACGATCCAGGCCAAGAAGGTGACGGTGCTGTTCACCGCGCCGACCGCGTATCGCGCGATGATCGACATGGCGAAGGACTACGACATCTCCTCGCTGAAGAAAGGCGTCTCGGCCGGCGAGACCCTGCCGCTCGCGACCTATGAGGGCTGGCACAAGGTCTCGGGCGTGAAACTGATCGACGGCCTGGGCGGCACCGAGATCCTGCATATCTTCATCACGTCTGAAGGCGACGGTATCCGCCCCGGCGCCACCGGCAAGCCGATCCCCGGCTACGAGGCCGCGATCTTCGATGCCGACGGCAAGCCGGTGCCGCCCGGCACCGTCGGCCGCCTCGCCATCCGCGGGCCGGTCGGCTGCCGCTATCTCGACAACCCGGAACGCCAGAAGGCCTATGTGCAGAACGGCTGGAACTTCACCGGCGACGCCTACATGTGCGACGAGGACGGCTACTACTGGTACCAGGCGCGCGCCGACGACATGATCGTCTCCGCCGGCTACAACATTTCCGGCCCCGAAGTGGAATCCGTGCTGCTGCTGCATCCGCAGGTGCAGGACTGCGCCGTGGTCAGCGCCCCCTGCTCCGAACGCGGCCAGGTGGTGAAGGCCTATGTGGTGCTGCGCGACAAGGCGCTGAACACGCCAGCCACCGTGAAGGCGCTGCAGGACTTCGTCAAAGCCGAGATCGCGCCTTACAAATATCCGCGCCAGGTCGAATTCATCGATGCGCTGCCGCGCACCGAGAGCGGCAAGGTGCAGCGTTTCGTGTTGCGCAAGAAGGCGGCCGAGAACGAGCAACGGGGCTGA
- a CDS encoding NADH:flavin oxidoreductase — translation MKILEPLKLNGVILPNRIAVPAMVTRLSGEDGFVNQPIIDRYVRYAQGHVGLIVVEATAVHSNKSGPLLRISDDEFIPGHRELTRQVHDTSDSKVVPQIIHFLKVARSGWRQTIDSLSEEDIERIIEEFGQAAARVRAAGYDGVELHSAHAYTLSSFLSRRNPRRDGYDGRTLEGRLTMFGRVMQSVRKHVGHDWTVGVRFLAEEAIKEGYTVEDAKLIALRMAQLGVDYISLSVGGKFEDAVHREGQPLYPYTGYSGDRCMPGDWYPPLPHAHMAAAIKQYINTKGYTVPVISVGKISDPLDAEQLLQSGQADMIGMARQLLADPDWVKKVEDQRSGQIVRCIYCNVCKQLDEKFKEVTCFLWPKGLSQAPADVTDGDAPRWPEAGAGLTATVEKGQVKLAWNKAVAGSTEIAGYNVYRAEDDGDAHVTEAVKSTKHADKVVLGGLRYTYYVRGHDAAGRATPPSDAVRIEMPLPFAEPASSSSEVRHVPH, via the coding sequence ATGAAAATCCTCGAACCGCTCAAGCTCAATGGCGTGATCCTGCCGAACCGCATCGCGGTGCCGGCGATGGTGACGCGGCTGTCAGGCGAGGACGGCTTCGTCAATCAGCCGATCATCGACCGCTATGTGCGCTATGCGCAAGGCCATGTCGGGCTGATCGTGGTCGAGGCCACCGCCGTCCATTCCAACAAGTCCGGGCCGCTGCTGCGCATCTCAGACGACGAATTCATTCCCGGCCATCGCGAACTGACCCGCCAGGTGCATGACACCTCCGACAGCAAGGTCGTGCCGCAGATCATCCATTTCCTGAAAGTGGCGCGCTCGGGCTGGCGGCAGACCATCGACAGCCTGTCGGAAGAAGATATCGAACGCATCATCGAGGAATTCGGCCAGGCCGCGGCGCGTGTCCGCGCGGCCGGCTATGATGGCGTCGAGTTGCACTCGGCGCATGCCTATACGCTGTCGTCCTTCCTGTCGCGCCGCAATCCGCGCCGCGACGGCTACGATGGCCGCACGCTGGAAGGCCGCCTCACCATGTTCGGCCGCGTCATGCAGAGCGTGCGCAAGCATGTCGGCCATGACTGGACCGTCGGCGTGCGTTTCCTCGCCGAAGAGGCGATCAAGGAAGGCTATACGGTCGAGGACGCCAAGCTGATCGCGCTGCGCATGGCGCAGCTCGGCGTGGACTACATCTCGCTCTCGGTCGGCGGCAAGTTTGAGGATGCCGTGCATCGCGAGGGCCAGCCGCTCTACCCTTACACGGGCTATTCCGGCGACCGCTGCATGCCGGGCGACTGGTATCCGCCCCTGCCGCACGCCCATATGGCGGCGGCCATCAAGCAGTATATCAATACCAAGGGCTATACCGTGCCGGTGATCTCGGTCGGCAAGATCAGCGATCCGCTGGATGCCGAGCAGCTGCTGCAGAGCGGTCAGGCCGACATGATCGGCATGGCGCGCCAGCTGCTGGCCGATCCCGACTGGGTCAAGAAGGTGGAAGACCAGCGCAGCGGCCAGATCGTGCGCTGCATCTACTGCAACGTCTGCAAGCAGCTGGATGAGAAGTTCAAGGAAGTGACCTGCTTCCTCTGGCCCAAGGGCCTCAGCCAGGCACCCGCCGATGTCACCGACGGCGATGCGCCGCGCTGGCCCGAGGCCGGCGCCGGGCTCACCGCCACTGTCGAAAAGGGCCAGGTCAAACTGGCCTGGAACAAGGCCGTGGCCGGCAGCACCGAGATCGCCGGCTACAATGTTTACCGCGCAGAGGATGACGGCGATGCCCATGTCACCGAAGCGGTGAAGTCGACCAAGCATGCCGACAAGGTGGTGCTGGGCGGCCTGCGCTACACCTATTACGTCCGCGGCCATGATGCCGCCGGCCGTGCAACACCGCCGTCAGATGCGGTGCGTATCGAAATGCCCTTGCCGTTCGCCGAACCTGCGTCGTCGTCCTCTGAGGTTCGTCATGTCCCGCACTGA
- a CDS encoding acyl-CoA dehydrogenase family protein, whose translation MADKSYLGWPFFEERHRALAAELEIWAKKYASHHDESEDVDAVCRGFVARLGAAGFLGLTVPKDGGGKYDRLDVRSLALAREILAYHHGLADFSFVMQGLGSGPISLFGTPEQKKRWLPGVAEGTRIAALAMSEPDAGSDVGAVSTVAVPDGQGYRLNGVKTWISNGGIADQYTVVARLGDAPGAKGLAIFVVEAGTPGFRVAERIDVIAPHPLGKLEFRDCLIPAGNLIGQPGEGFKIAMSNLDVFRSTVGAAALGFARRALDEALKRVHERKVFDQKLADYQLTQAKIADMATEIDASALLIYRAAWTKDQGAARVTREASMAKMYATEAAQRVIDAAVQLWGGLGVTRGVMVESLYREVRALRIYEGTTEVNKLVIAGQTYAAYAAEQKGQV comes from the coding sequence ATGGCGGACAAAAGCTATCTCGGCTGGCCGTTTTTCGAGGAACGCCATCGCGCGCTCGCCGCTGAACTGGAAATCTGGGCGAAGAAATACGCCAGCCACCATGACGAGAGCGAAGATGTCGACGCGGTCTGCCGCGGCTTCGTCGCGCGGCTGGGCGCGGCCGGCTTCCTTGGCCTCACCGTGCCGAAGGATGGCGGCGGTAAGTATGACAGGCTGGACGTGCGCTCACTCGCGCTCGCCCGAGAAATCCTTGCCTACCACCATGGTTTGGCCGACTTCTCCTTCGTGATGCAGGGGCTCGGCTCCGGCCCGATCAGCCTGTTCGGTACTCCGGAGCAGAAAAAGCGCTGGCTGCCCGGCGTGGCCGAAGGCACGCGGATTGCGGCTCTTGCCATGTCCGAGCCCGATGCCGGGTCCGATGTCGGCGCCGTCAGCACCGTGGCTGTCCCGGACGGTCAGGGCTATCGCCTGAATGGCGTGAAGACCTGGATCTCGAATGGCGGCATCGCCGACCAGTATACCGTTGTCGCCCGCCTCGGCGATGCACCGGGCGCGAAGGGGCTTGCGATCTTCGTGGTCGAAGCCGGTACGCCGGGCTTCCGCGTGGCCGAACGCATCGATGTGATCGCGCCGCATCCGCTGGGCAAACTGGAATTCAGGGATTGCCTCATTCCGGCCGGCAACCTGATCGGCCAGCCCGGCGAAGGCTTCAAGATCGCCATGAGCAATCTCGATGTCTTCCGCTCCACCGTTGGTGCTGCCGCGCTCGGCTTTGCAAGGCGCGCGCTGGATGAAGCGCTGAAGCGCGTGCATGAGCGAAAGGTGTTCGACCAGAAGCTCGCCGATTACCAGCTGACCCAGGCCAAGATCGCCGACATGGCGACCGAGATCGACGCCTCGGCCCTGCTGATCTATCGCGCCGCCTGGACCAAGGACCAGGGCGCGGCGCGTGTGACACGCGAAGCCTCGATGGCCAAGATGTATGCCACCGAAGCGGCCCAGCGTGTGATCGATGCCGCCGTGCAGCTCTGGGGCGGCCTTGGCGTCACCCGTGGCGTGATGGTGGAGAGCCTCTATCGCGAAGTGCGTGCGCTGCGAATCTATGAAGGCACCACCGAGGTCAACAAACTGGTGATCGCCGGCCAGACCTATGCAGCTTATGCAGCGGAGCAAAAGGGGCAGGTATGA
- a CDS encoding enoyl-CoA hydratase family protein, which produces MSKFAKDFKPKHFGWSVEGKVATVTLNRPERKNPLTFESYAELRDTFRALNYVEDVKTVVITGEGGNFCSGGDVHEIIGPLVKMKEAGDMAGLLAFTRMTGDLVKAIQHCPQPVIAAVDGICAGAGAILAMASDLRIGTPRTRTAFLFVRVGLAGADMGACNILPRIIGSGRAAELLYTGRSMSAEEGERWGFYNRLVAPEQVLGDAQALAKELSDGPTFAHGITKTCLHQEWSMDLDAAIEAEAQAQAICMQTQDFARAYHAFVAKQKPVFEGN; this is translated from the coding sequence GTGAGCAAGTTCGCGAAGGATTTCAAACCGAAGCATTTCGGCTGGTCGGTCGAGGGCAAGGTCGCGACCGTCACGCTCAATCGCCCCGAGCGCAAGAATCCCCTTACCTTCGAATCCTACGCCGAGCTGCGCGATACCTTCCGCGCGCTGAATTATGTCGAGGACGTGAAAACCGTCGTGATCACCGGCGAAGGCGGCAATTTCTGCTCCGGCGGCGATGTGCATGAGATCATCGGGCCGCTGGTGAAGATGAAAGAGGCCGGCGATATGGCCGGGTTGCTCGCTTTCACCCGCATGACCGGCGATCTGGTGAAAGCGATCCAGCATTGCCCGCAGCCGGTGATTGCCGCCGTCGACGGCATCTGCGCCGGTGCTGGCGCGATCCTCGCCATGGCGTCTGATCTGCGTATCGGCACGCCGCGCACCAGGACGGCTTTCCTGTTCGTGCGCGTCGGCCTCGCCGGCGCCGATATGGGCGCCTGCAACATCCTGCCGCGCATCATTGGCTCGGGTCGGGCCGCCGAACTGCTTTATACCGGCCGCAGCATGAGCGCCGAGGAAGGCGAACGCTGGGGCTTCTACAACCGGCTTGTTGCGCCTGAGCAGGTGCTCGGCGATGCGCAGGCACTCGCCAAGGAACTCTCCGACGGGCCGACGTTTGCGCATGGCATCACCAAGACCTGCCTGCACCAGGAGTGGTCTATGGATCTGGATGCCGCCATCGAGGCCGAGGCGCAGGCGCAGGCGATCTGCATGCAGACGCAGGATTTCGCCCGCGCCTACCACGCCTTTGTCGCCAAGCAGAAACCCGTCTTCGAGGGCAACTGA
- a CDS encoding MarR family winged helix-turn-helix transcriptional regulator produces the protein MSEVRQPAPANDRETSTHRDDKLELRLWLRLLTCSSLIEQNVRGALRLQFDTTLPRFDLMAQLDRAPDGLTMSELSARMMVSNGNITGLADRLVEEGLVKRTPSQRDRRSSHISLTPAGKKAFDAMTPVHEGWVDRMMAGLSRQDMQQLFQLLGKLKQSVHQNAVDADQGETK, from the coding sequence ATGAGTGAAGTGCGCCAGCCTGCACCGGCGAATGACCGCGAAACCTCGACGCACCGCGACGACAAGCTGGAACTGCGGCTGTGGCTGCGGCTGCTCACCTGTTCCAGCCTGATCGAACAGAATGTGCGCGGCGCGCTGCGCCTGCAGTTCGATACGACGCTGCCGCGCTTTGACCTGATGGCACAACTCGACCGCGCGCCCGATGGGCTGACGATGAGCGAACTTTCGGCGCGCATGATGGTGTCGAACGGCAATATCACCGGTCTGGCCGACCGTCTGGTCGAGGAAGGCCTGGTCAAGCGCACGCCGTCGCAGCGCGACCGCCGCTCCAGCCATATCAGCCTGACCCCGGCCGGCAAGAAGGCCTTCGACGCCATGACGCCGGTGCATGAAGGCTGGGTCGACCGGATGATGGCAGGCTTGAGCCGCCAGGACATGCAGCAGCTGTTTCAGCTGCTGGGAAAACTGAAGCAGTCGGTGCACCAGAACGCCGTCGACGCGGACCAGGGAGAGACGAAGTGA
- a CDS encoding SDR family NAD(P)-dependent oxidoreductase, which yields MTASRASTGDFANRHVLVTGASRGIGWAIAQAFAARGARLSLAGRDAALLEQRRATLNSLGGPDHTAFSADLSDADAATAMVRHAVAAHGPVDILVNNAGTGVSQPFAKMTAEHWNQMLAVNLSSVFHVTRAAIDDMLPRKQGRIINVASTAGLTGYAYVAAYVAAKHGVVGLTRALAREYATAGITVNAVCPGYVDTDMTAGTIETIVKKTGRSAEDARAELAKGNPQGRLIQPEEVADAVLWLAGANAASITGQAIAIAGGEVMS from the coding sequence ATGACAGCCAGCCGGGCCTCCACAGGCGATTTCGCCAACCGGCATGTGCTGGTGACCGGCGCCAGCCGCGGTATCGGCTGGGCGATTGCGCAGGCTTTCGCCGCGCGCGGCGCGCGCCTCAGCCTCGCCGGCCGCGATGCCGCCCTGCTGGAACAGCGGCGCGCAACGCTGAACTCGCTGGGCGGACCGGACCACACCGCCTTTTCCGCCGACCTCAGTGATGCAGACGCCGCCACCGCCATGGTGCGCCACGCCGTCGCCGCGCATGGTCCGGTCGATATCCTGGTCAACAATGCGGGTACCGGCGTCAGCCAGCCCTTTGCGAAGATGACCGCCGAGCACTGGAACCAGATGCTGGCCGTCAATCTCTCCAGCGTGTTCCACGTCACCCGCGCCGCCATCGACGACATGCTGCCGCGCAAACAGGGGCGCATCATCAATGTCGCCTCCACCGCCGGCCTGACCGGCTATGCCTATGTCGCCGCCTATGTCGCGGCCAAGCATGGCGTGGTCGGCCTGACCAGGGCGCTGGCGCGCGAATACGCCACGGCCGGTATCACCGTGAATGCGGTTTGCCCCGGCTATGTCGATACCGACATGACGGCTGGCACCATCGAGACCATCGTGAAGAAAACCGGACGCTCGGCCGAAGACGCCCGCGCCGAACTGGCCAAGGGCAACCCGCAGGGGCGCCTGATCCAGCCCGAGGAAGTGGCCGATGCCGTGCTGTGGCTCGCCGGCGCCAACGCGGCCTCGATCACCGGCCAGGCCATCGCTATTGCCGGGGGAGAAGTAATGTCATGA
- a CDS encoding Lrp/AsnC ligand binding domain-containing protein — MQTIFVMMKCELGHAYDVAVKAVEEVEQVSEVHSISGQYDLMMKCYLPDGQDIGHFVVNKLQTITGVKDTFTMITFKAFN, encoded by the coding sequence ATGCAGACGATTTTCGTGATGATGAAATGCGAACTCGGCCACGCCTATGACGTGGCGGTGAAGGCCGTGGAAGAGGTCGAGCAGGTCTCTGAAGTGCATTCCATTTCCGGCCAGTATGACCTGATGATGAAATGCTACCTGCCCGACGGGCAGGACATCGGCCATTTCGTGGTCAACAAGCTGCAGACCATCACCGGCGTGAAGGACACCTTCACGATGATCACCTTCAAGGCCTTCAACTAA
- a CDS encoding DEAD/DEAH box helicase, with protein MSEPVLKAVSDAGYTTPTPIQAQAIPIVLMGRDVLGTAQTGTGKTAGFTLPLIDILAGGRARARMPRALILEPTRELADQVAQSFDKYGKNSPLSMALLIGGVNYTEQEKLLDRGVDVLIATPGRLIDHFERGKVMLTGVQIFVIDEADRMLDMGFMPDIERIGKMLPPLRQTLFFSATMAADMRKLADKFLSNPKEIEVARQATTAESIAQFQIQVSQRLKREALRTLIRNEDVKNAIIFCNRKRDVDILAKSLIRHGFDAAALHGDMDQSARTATLEKFKRNEIGILVASDVAARGLDVQGLTHVFNFDVPTHPEDYVHRIGRTGRAGMTGRAFTLVAGEDGKYLSQITRLIQRDIPVMELQGFAHEEGDAAATAADERAERGDRKEGRGRGRGGRGRDRDGDRTRAQNRSREPRASDASMEPTAAVLADATTIAPVVAEQSPAEQPVVEAVSREERKPRRDRSRRDRPSQDRPAQDRPRQDRPEQSEQPREARRERNETRDRSDRDRNDRGGRRDHREDREPPVIGMGDHVPEFMLRPSRRAS; from the coding sequence TTGAGCGAGCCGGTCCTCAAGGCCGTCTCCGATGCCGGTTATACCACGCCTACCCCGATCCAGGCACAGGCCATCCCCATCGTGCTGATGGGCCGAGACGTGCTCGGCACGGCTCAGACCGGCACCGGCAAGACCGCTGGCTTCACCCTGCCGCTGATCGACATCCTGGCTGGTGGCCGCGCCCGCGCCCGCATGCCGCGCGCCCTGATCCTGGAGCCCACCCGCGAACTGGCCGACCAGGTCGCACAGAGCTTCGACAAATACGGCAAGAATTCCCCGCTTTCGATGGCGCTGCTGATTGGTGGCGTGAACTACACGGAACAGGAAAAGCTGCTGGATCGCGGCGTTGACGTGCTGATCGCCACTCCTGGCCGCCTGATCGACCATTTCGAGCGCGGCAAGGTCATGCTGACCGGTGTGCAGATCTTCGTCATCGACGAAGCCGACCGCATGCTGGACATGGGCTTCATGCCCGATATTGAGCGGATCGGCAAAATGCTGCCGCCGCTGCGCCAGACACTGTTCTTCTCGGCCACCATGGCGGCCGACATGCGCAAGCTGGCCGACAAGTTCCTCAGCAACCCGAAGGAAATCGAGGTTGCCCGCCAGGCGACGACGGCGGAATCCATCGCCCAGTTCCAGATCCAGGTCTCGCAGCGCCTGAAGCGTGAAGCGCTGCGCACCCTGATCCGCAATGAAGACGTCAAGAACGCCATCATCTTCTGCAATCGTAAGCGCGACGTGGATATCCTGGCGAAATCGCTGATCCGCCACGGCTTCGATGCCGCCGCCCTGCATGGCGACATGGACCAGTCGGCGCGCACGGCGACGCTGGAGAAGTTCAAGCGGAACGAGATCGGCATCCTGGTCGCCTCCGACGTCGCCGCGCGCGGCCTGGACGTTCAGGGCCTGACGCATGTGTTCAATTTCGACGTGCCGACCCATCCGGAAGATTACGTGCATCGCATCGGCCGCACCGGCCGCGCCGGCATGACCGGCCGCGCCTTCACGCTGGTGGCCGGCGAGGATGGCAAGTATCTCTCGCAGATCACCCGCCTGATCCAGCGCGACATCCCGGTGATGGAACTGCAGGGCTTTGCCCATGAAGAGGGCGATGCCGCCGCGACCGCCGCCGATGAGCGTGCCGAACGCGGTGATCGCAAGGAAGGCCGCGGTCGTGGCCGAGGCGGCCGTGGTCGAGATCGCGATGGCGATCGTACCCGTGCGCAGAATCGCAGCCGTGAACCGCGCGCCAGCGATGCATCGATGGAGCCGACGGCGGCCGTCCTGGCGGATGCCACGACAATTGCTCCGGTTGTCGCCGAGCAGAGCCCGGCCGAGCAGCCGGTGGTTGAAGCCGTCAGCCGCGAAGAGCGCAAGCCGCGCCGCGACCGGTCACGCCGCGATCGCCCGTCGCAGGATCGTCCGGCTCAGGATCGCCCGCGTCAGGACCGCCCCGAACAGTCTGAGCAGCCGCGCGAAGCCCGTCGCGAGCGCAATGAAACCCGCGACCGCAGTGATCGGGACCGCAATGATCGTGGGGGTCGTCGCGACCATCGCGAGGATCGCGAGCCGCCGGTGATCGGCATGGGCGATCACGTCCCCGAGTTCATGCTGCGTCCGAGCCGCCGCGCCTCCTAA
- a CDS encoding M20 aminoacylase family protein: protein MKLIPEIVANKSLLTEWRHDLHMHPETAFEEHRTSEFVAKTLESFGMPVHRGLAKTGVVGTLKAGKGNRAIGLRADMDALDLIEMNEFGHKSKHEGKMHGCGHDGHTIMLLGAAQYLAKSKNFDGTVHFIFQPAEENVAGGKVMVDEGLFTKFPCESVFGMHNMPGIDVGKFAVRTGPMMASADMFWIKIKGVGAHGAYPHRGVDPVVIAAEMVLALQNIVARNVDPLQCAVVSCCQIQGGHTTNVIPEEVMIAGTTRAFLPEVQDLIEARMNQIVTGIAASHGATAKLDYQRRYPPTINTADETEMAAAAAAAVVGGTNVLRNVNPSMGAEDFAWMLREKPGSYVWIGNGAGEESCMVHNPRYDFNDDVLPIGASYWSRLVEQTLPAG from the coding sequence ATGAAACTGATCCCGGAGATCGTCGCCAATAAGTCCCTGCTGACCGAGTGGCGGCATGATCTGCATATGCATCCCGAAACCGCGTTCGAGGAGCATCGCACTTCCGAGTTCGTCGCCAAGACGCTCGAATCCTTCGGCATGCCGGTGCATCGCGGCCTGGCCAAGACCGGCGTCGTCGGCACGCTGAAGGCAGGCAAGGGCAACCGCGCCATCGGCCTGCGCGCCGACATGGATGCGCTCGACCTGATCGAGATGAACGAGTTCGGCCACAAGTCGAAGCACGAAGGCAAGATGCATGGCTGCGGCCATGACGGCCACACCATCATGCTGCTAGGCGCGGCGCAGTATCTGGCCAAGTCGAAGAATTTCGACGGCACCGTGCATTTCATCTTCCAGCCGGCCGAGGAGAATGTCGCCGGCGGCAAGGTGATGGTGGATGAAGGCCTCTTCACCAAATTCCCCTGCGAGTCCGTCTTCGGCATGCACAACATGCCCGGCATCGATGTCGGCAAGTTCGCCGTGCGCACCGGCCCGATGATGGCTTCGGCCGACATGTTCTGGATCAAGATCAAGGGCGTGGGCGCGCATGGCGCCTATCCGCATCGCGGCGTCGATCCGGTGGTGATCGCCGCCGAGATGGTGCTGGCGCTGCAGAATATCGTCGCGCGCAACGTCGATCCGCTGCAATGCGCGGTGGTCAGCTGCTGCCAGATCCAGGGCGGCCATACCACCAACGTGATTCCGGAAGAGGTGATGATCGCCGGCACCACGCGCGCCTTCCTGCCGGAAGTGCAGGACCTGATCGAGGCGCGCATGAACCAGATCGTCACCGGCATCGCCGCCAGCCATGGCGCGACCGCGAAGCTGGACTACCAGCGCCGTTATCCGCCGACCATCAATACCGCCGATGAAACCGAAATGGCCGCCGCGGCTGCTGCTGCCGTGGTGGGCGGCACCAACGTGCTGCGCAATGTCAATCCCAGCATGGGTGCTGAGGACTTCGCCTGGATGCTGCGCGAGAAGCCGGGCAGCTATGTCTGGATCGGCAACGGCGCCGGCGAGGAAAGCTGCATGGTCCATAACCCGCGTTATGACTTCAACGACGACGTCCTGCCGATCGGCGCTTCCTACTGGTCGCGTCTGGTCGAGCAGACCCTGCCGGCCGGCTGA